In Castor canadensis chromosome 6, mCasCan1.hap1v2, whole genome shotgun sequence, the genomic window CTCTCCTTGGAAACTCAGTAACTTTATAACCCAAGAAGATGCAGAAATAAATTTACACACAAGGCAAACAAAATTcagattatttttgttcttgtgttATATTTATGGACAGATTTTACAGTGATTGTGAACATGTGATAATCTACATGTGCGTTATTTATGTATGTAACAACACTGAGGTGTATGGGACAGTGAAGCTGCTGATAGACTGGAATTCTGTGTTGTTCCGAGAGTGGTTCACAGCTGACTACAATCCAACAAAGCCAGTTATGAAGGAAAGGTATGATGGTGGATGATCTCAAGTTTTCAATTTGAGACctcttcagggaaaaaaaaaaaaaaaaaggtaaaaatctcAAGAATCCGTGGTTATGCTATAAGTTTTTGATATcagaattatatatttaattaaaaaggtTTAGGACAGTGTGATTTTCTGTGCAGTGTCTGAGTATTTAGTGCAACCCATATTCTACATATTCAACTAAATGTTTTACTTTCAAGATGTTTGAAGTGCTTTTGGGGAATATATCTTAAGTGTATGACATTTTAAGCACTGAAGATAACTAAATTATTAAACTTTATACTTAAGGCTGACCATTTAGGAGATGGTTATCTGCCAAAGACAAGATTGgttcttttgaaataattatctGACTTATAAATGGAACAAGATTTATGAATTTAAAGCTTTCAAAATAGGCTTATAATTTTACAACTTTAAAACTAAGTAGTAATTTAAATCAAGTATAATCACTTCTACATATAGAAAACCTGCAGATTTTAGCAACTCTAAAGAATAAAGGTGGTACCACACCGAAGAGGCTAACAGAAAGAAACCTCTGGACCACAGCAAGCAGTGCAGGTTAAAACAAccttaatctgaaaatctgataTTTAACTTTAAAACGCTAATAaagtttggattttcagattaccAATGTACAACGTGCAATGTCtatgtaagtatttttaaaaaattgaaatctgACTGACTTCTGGTCACAAGCATTTTGGGTAAGAGATAGTCCCTCTGGAGGGGGACGGATGTGTGGCAGTGAGTGTCTATTAGTGGAGGCTAAATCccctcattttttgttttttttttttatggttctggagatggaactcagggccttgtccatgGTAGTCAGGCTCTCTAACAAGGAGCTACAACCTCTTTCAGCACAAAAGGTCTCCGGTGACTGCCAAATGATTCACTGAAATTTGTAACAGTACTTTACATCAATGTACTTTGGTTTGTCCACATAGGTTGCTGAAGAGATGATTACAgacttgtttttaatatttatcaaACTTTGGACCAAGTCTACTGAATACAAATATCAAAAAAGGACAGCAAAGCAGCATATAAAATTATACTCCACATAAGTTCTGAGAATTTCTAAAACGTGAAATACATGCttgcctaaaaaaaaagaaaaacaaaaaaaaagaaaagataaaaaccaaCCCTTCACTGGATTCTCATTAAATAAAATCACGAATAAAAGAGCATGCATCAATCTAAATACTACTTTAACACatcagtaagaaaagaaaaacaaagtaacagCAGGCAATATGAGAACAAACTATTTAGAACAAATACAAGTTTCATCAACTAGAGAGAAACAGAATATTAGACTTAAAAAGAGCCTAACAGAAGTTGAAGTTATCAACTTTTTTACCTCTCTAAATACCTGTTGTAGAATCAAATAATTTATAGCTCTTCCAATCATTTTGTACATTGTGATCATTAGTCACAAACTAGTATATGAAACAAATTGATTAGTTAACACATTTCCTAGGTCCACAATTCTTCCTGGAATGGTTCATGAATGGTGAAGGAATGAACTGCATAATCCCAGGCTAAATGAAATGCTAAAGGATCTAATATGGAGAAGAATATCTAAACTGCCTATGAACTAACACAAAACTAAATGCAAAGCTAAGCAGTAGCATCCAGGTATGGTCTACAAGTATGCTGTGgtaagaaataaaacaaggctCACCTTTTCCCAATTGAGAAAGGCTCTCAAGCAGTTCAGAACCTCGCCTTTAGCACGCTGCCTGGCAACTAACTGCATTGCTTTACTAATCACCGACTGAGAGAGAAACACATCATGCCACATGTTTGCAATAAACAAAGTCAATTTCTCAGACTCTGGAAAATCTatgggaaagaaaacaatgaaataaacctTTATGCCTGATCAAGTGAATGAATTTAAAAGCtatgaagaaattttatttatttcactggTGCCTTGCAAGGAATAGTCCATCTGAAGGGACTGCAAATGGGTGGCCCAGATGAGGCTCTGATCTTAGTAGCTATTTCAAAACctactcttttttctcctttgtcacACTTTCTTTGGTTAAATTCTAAACATAGTACATAAATATACCACATTGCATGAAAAAATACCTCtccaaaacataaagaaaaggcaaaaacccTTTCTCTAAATTTCCTCAGCCTCAGAATTCTTCCACACAATATATGAAATACAGggcatttttacattttacatcaGTACAGATTACAAAAGTTTCTGAGGTAGAGattttttatacatataaattctAGATAACAATCCTTTTGCTGTAAATACTTTCTTCTTTGCTCTggcttatgtttttttttttttaattaactcaaTTATAGTTTAGAAACAATAAAAGCTTTTTAAACGTAGAGGTTGATACATTTTGacaactgaataaataaatccatGTAACCACCACAATCAGTGCCCACCATCCCAAAATGTCTTACTCCACCCTTCATAGTAAATCATCTTACAGACACAGATCTGCTCCTACATTACAAAGTAGTGTGTCTTTTCTCACATACTTATTCATGGACTAAGGTAGCATAGACTCTTTTCTGTCTGGCCTCCCTACCAGCAtaatttttgagattcatccaatTGTTGCATGCACCAATAGTCATATTTCTTTGTACAGCTAAGTAGAATGCAATTGTTTATGAAACCACAATTAAGTTGTTCATTTACCTTCTAATAGACATTTTCTGTTGGATATATACTTTgcagtggaatttctgggtcatataaacaatgattttgtaaaaaatgTCAGAGTTTTCTCATGTGAAGATTTTTTATCCCATTTGTCAGGAAGGCCTATCCTTTTAATTCCCTTTGTTCTACTTTATCATTGCCATGTGGGTATCTTAAAGTAAAAACTCAATGCACTAGTTTGTTCTGTGGATTTTTAAACCCTATATTCATCTGGTGACATTTCCTCCCCTCGTACAACTTCTGCCTATGTTTCTTTAGCCTAGAATTCTCTTCCTCACCCTTCACTTACACACTGTTTGTGTATCTCCCACACCTCACATTCAAAAGTTACTTTGATGAGGAAAGCTATGCTGACTCCTCAGACTATCAAATCCACCCTCCAAAGTGCAATTCATTTGTCCAATAGATAAGTTTAATGATGGCCAGCAATGCATTTTTTCTGGAGTGGGGATAGAGTGGGAACAAGACAAATTGCTGTGCTTTCAGAATATACTATCTAGTGCAAGAGAGAGATAGCAAGCAAAATGAATTATGGTAAAATAAGGAATAAGAATATAGGATACAGAGTGGCTGAAGTCATGTGAAGAAATGCAGTGGGCCATGataaaatggaagcaaagaggaagagaaatcttTACAAAAACAAGACCAGTTGTGAGTTGTGAGCATGTGGTCGATGAGGAAGAACAAGAAATTACATATACTTGGCTGAGCCCACACCTCTCCCCTCTCTACTGCCTATCACTGAAAGACCAGCATGTGTTCCTGTGATGCTCCTGTAGGCTCTGGGTCCCTTTGGATGGTCACACCTGTGCCTGATTTTGGTCACCACAGAACAACTAGCATTTAGCATGAATCCCATAATGATTTGTTGAGAAAAGAAGTGACTGAAAaagtacagaaataaaaaggcaaCACTCCCACAGACTTTCTCATATATGTTAACCTGCAATTGCATATCATTTCTCAAATCCTGCTGATCTGATCAATGAAGAATGAATGACTCCTGGTTTGATTCCTTCGTAGGACTGAAGAAATCGTAGTAAAGGAAAAGATCGCAAATCAGCCCTTCAGCCtccatctccttttcttctctcccagATCGTCCTTTCCATGAGTTTACAAATCCATCTCAGAGTTGCTGCCCTTTACATCCAGGGAACAGCAGTTGTTGGGCTAGTCATTTCAAAAGTCTTGCCATATCTTACGGCAACTACATGATTCTAAAGCAGCGACACAGTTAGAAGACAATTACAAAGAAGTGGTAACGTATGTGTTAACGTAAGATTAAGTAAATTCTCCTACTGAAAAAATGGTACACTTAGGTATAGCTCAAACTGCTATGCCCTCTCCTAGATCCACAGAACAGTATATTTTTTCCtgtaaattttatgatttttattttattattgttttgtgtgatattaaagtttgaactcatgactccatgctttgttaggcaggcgctctaccacttgagctactctgccagccctttttgtgttgggtattttcttttattcatatgtgcacacaatgtttgggtcatttctcccctcttccccccattccttcccttccccccccaccccttccgtctcccccctaccctcctcgctaccaggcagaaactattttgcccttatctatgattttgttgaagagagagtataagcaataataggaaggaccaagggtttttggtagttgggataaggatagctatacagggagttgacttgcattgctttcttgcAATGCAATgtgtgtaattattttaaaagatacaaatatCAGCTGAAAACCATACATTCAAGTAAAAGGTAAGATAAGCAACAAAAACATCAAAACCTAAACATACCTTCCTTAAGTAAACTGTAACAAAACAAACGAGCTCTTTCCAAGTCTCCAAGTTGCCGACAAACACCCACATACACTCTGCATAGGGCATGAATATAATTATGGTCCACAGAGGTCTTCTGAACTTTTAATTCTGACAGAATAGAGCGAAGCAAGAACTCTGCTAAATGCtgaattggaaaaaataaataaataaataaaaaggcaatgTACACTCCTGTTTCTCTCTAGCATACTTAAATAGCTACTCTTAACACAAGTATCTATTCAAAAACTGAAACTTACACAGTATCAGAAACCAGTAGTACTGCAAGGCATGAGCTACTCCGTGTCTTTCTGTTTCTCGTAGTCCATCGTGCTATAGATGCCTGGTGGCAAGTCTGGACATACCTGGTTCTTACTGTCACTGCCACCATTcaaatccttttgttttttaccAAAAGGGCCTGTGTGTGCAGTAAGCCAGTCTAGTTGGATTCCCACACGTTTCCTAGACTCTTCCTCAACTGCTTGCATTTAAAATACCAGGTAATATTTTTCTTGCTCAGAAAAAGACCATTAAATGATAATTTGGTTCactcttttcttaaaaagaaacatcCTTCAAAAATATTCCAGTGCCCTTCATGATTTATGAGCATAAGTGATCAAAGCCATAAGGTCCCCAAGGATGTGCACGATGAGTGTTCAGTaaatatggaaccacaaaagtcCTAACAAGCTGTGCATACAGATCTGCACAACTCTCTTCCTCCCCATCTTTAAACTAAGCATTTGATGTATAACATTCATTCGTGGAGAGTTTTCTGTAAGACTGTCAAACACGTAAAACTGCATATGCTGctattcaaaaaaaagaaaggctctATTATGTGACAGTAATTTGATGTGCTAAAGGCAATCATTTCGAGCCTTTAAACATGCCAGGATCAAGTGGAAATATGCAATTTTAGTCCTGACACATTTTCTTTGCCCAGTaaaattttaagttctttagtgAATACAAAGTATCAAAATGCCAGTGTCTTATAGTATTTCAAACTTACAAAATATTGTTTAGAAATAAATACTTGTCTTAATGTTTACATGGCTAATTCTCAATCTGAGAAGCAGAACTGCTCAGGGTCACTTGCACACTCTGCTGACACTAGCCAGCCCATCTCTGAAAGACATGTAACAAATCACTTAGAGAAAATCAGCCACATACCTTTTTGGTTGTGCTAAATTCATAAACAACTTCTTTCTCTTGATCTCTCATCACAGGCTTTTTGGAGATATTCCCCACATACACGTGACTTCGAATGACGGGCAACAGGTCAAAAGATGCCTCAGCAACTTTCTTCAGTGCATGAGCTATGGCTTTATCACGCGGCTCCACGGTTTCTTTTCGGCTTACAGGAGCTAGCTGTGGAGCTGGGCTACCGGCAAGCACCGAGCTTCCTTCCTCCTCTGGTGTGTTGACTTCAGCTTGCTGGGGTTTTCTCAGAAGGTTCCTGTGGACTCCCTCCACAGTGCTCACCCTGGGTTCTGGTTCTGGGGACTCGCTGTCCAGGCGCAATCTTTTAGCACTCCTCAGTGTAGCTGCTGTTAACATTCTTTTCCCACTTGGATCTTGCTGAGTCCCCACATCTCTTGACTTGCTTTGGCCACCTTCACCACCAGAACTGCCTCCTGTTTTGACGAAGGCAGTTGATGTTGAAGTGATCGCTTTGAGCCCTATCAGAGCACTGACCCGCCCTGGTAACATCTTACCATCTGCAGATGCCCCTCGAGAGAGCTGAATATTCCCCTTGAGGATGCTGAGGGTCCGTGCCCTGGCAGACAACTCTGGGTACATGGTGTCAAGGATTTTCACGGAATTCTCCTGTGGCCCTCCCACTGTAGTGGGGCCAGGCGCGCAAGGCGGAAGTCTGCCGGGCACAGGAAGCGCGTGTTTTGGTGTTGCTGCACAGAACTGCAAAGGAGAGGACAATACCCTTCCACTGGCCACCGCAGATGGAGATGGGGAGGGATCTTGGGGGGAAACACACAGGGGGTCCTCTGGCCATGGAGACAACACAGGAGGCACGGGGATTTCACATGAGGGGGAAATCTGGCCAGTGGGAGAGGCTGGTGAGGAAGGACTAGAACTTGAGATCAGAGGAGAAAGTGGCTGTGAAGTCCGTGGAGGTGTAGCTATCAGAGGAGCAAGCAGAGGAGGCAGTGGGGGCCCCACTTCTTGCCGTATCCTGCTCAGAGTGTCAGGAGAACAATCTGTGGGAGTAGATGTATCAGCATTTGCCAGAATGGGCTGAGTTTGACTTCTCTGAGTTTTTGTACCTCTTTCCCCTGCAAAGGGTTGACAGATTTCACTTTGATGAGCTTCCCCTTTGCTCAATGTTGAAGTCTTCATTGGCTTGTTTGATTGATCTTTGTTTGAGATCTTTGACCGGTTCTTATTTTTGCCAAGTGGCTCTAGTTTTGAGTTATAGTATGTGTGATCTGATACCACATTCTGAGTTTCAAATGTCTGATCATATATTTGAGAACTAATCCATATACTAGGCTTAACAGGCCTGTTCCGCAAACGACTTTTATCAAAGTTGGTACTCTGACCACTGCTTGAAACATCCTCTTGGGTGCCTGAAAGATCACTGTCACATGGAGGCTCCTGAAATGGAGGGCCAGTGTGACTTGTCTCTGGGGACTTCTCAGAAGTCTCTGAAACAAATCCAATTTCTAGCCCTTCCTGATCCTGAGCAATAGGCACATCCCTAGGAGGTTCACACAGCACAGCCTGCTCCATGCCTGGTGAGATGGCGACACCACTGATGATTGTCCAACTGTCCCCCTTCTCAATGACTAGATTCTGACCCTTGTTTATAAGTACATTTATAACTTCTGAGGTCACTGTGGATATCTGATACTGAAATGCTGTCTCAGCCTCACAACCAGAGCTTTGCTCTACCCTGGGCTCTACTGCAGAGGCAGAACCCAGGGCTGATGGTTCCACAGGCTCTGCCAGGCCCTCTTCCTCACCAGCGGTGCACCCACCAGCACTGGGATCATCCTCAGGTCTGCTCCGAGTGTGCTCAGGATGAGATCCAGCACTCACAGGAGAGCTGCCTCTAATGTCTAGGCTGTATGTTAGCAGGGGCTGTTCTGAAGTCTGAGGTGCCAGGCTACTTGTTTCCTCAGgtggaatgttttctttcaagtCCTCCGTGGTAAGGTTGTCATGCATATCTAATAAACTGTCAGCATCCTTACTATTACAGTCCTCATAATTTGTTTGAAGTTCTTGACCAATCTTGGTGAGAACCTCGGAAAGGGTTTCTAAAGAACACTGTGCAAGCTCACTTGAAGTTTTTAAATAATCATCTTCTTCTGATTCAATCCACTCTTCAGAGGTTCCAAGTGTTTCTTCTTCACACGGTTGCTTCCCACCTTTCTCTCCTGAAATTTCACTTTGCTTTAAATCTTTGTTCATCTCTTTATTTAGAGTTCCTTTGCTAGAACATTCTGAAACAGAGTCTCCTGAACTATAATCCCTTAACTGACAACTTTCAAGAAACATAACAACCTCTGATGTAGAAAGTCTATCTATGTCAGGAAAAGTACTTATGTTAAAATCCTGCAGAGCTGAGGTCAAATACCCTACATCTGCCATAACTCTTGACTCAGCCACCCCAGCCTCTCTCTCTTCCAAATCCCTCTGAGTGCCATTGGTCACCTCCTGCTGTCTAGTCCCAGTCACAGCTTCAGCCTCGTGCTCACCCTCACTGCAGCTGAGCGCCTCACTTCCCTCTGCCTCAGTGTCTTCTCCTCCCTCCCGAATGCCTGTGTAGTAGTAGGAAGTATCAGAGAGATTACTGTTGGAGCTATCCTCTTCTTTTCTGCAAAATGCTGAAGAAAAAGCAGCATCCATGGTGACAAAATGTTTGGAAAAAGCAGCACAAGGTGTTGTGGATGTTGACCTGGAAAGTTCACCAGGACTTTCCACTGTGCTAGGAGGATCATTTGCAATAGCTGGGGCATCCGTGCCTGGTCTGCCTGTGTCTCCACAGGGTATCTCTTCCACAGGAAAGCCGCCTGACACAGTCGCCTCAGTGGGAAGCACTGCAGGACCACCCAGGCCACATGGTTCAGGATCTGTGGTGTGTGGAGACTGCAGAGGCTGCTGAGCCTCGCTCTGCGCCTCACCCTgcatctcttcctcctctgccatTTCCCTCGCAGCATCCTGGTTTTGGATGTGGATATCTTCAGATGAGAAAGGCAACTTACTATCTGTAGAACAATCAACATTTTCTTCTAGTAAAGAGCCACTTGGAGAATCGGAATCTAATTTTCTCCAAGAAGGAGAAAGTCCCAGTGAAGTGCTTTTGGCAGCAGGTGTTCCCTCGCTGTTTCCTGCCATTTCAGCCCTGTCCCCAGCACACTTTGCAACACATGACATCTCATCAGTTTTGTTAATGCGATTTTCTAGGGTTGAGGTTGCTTCGTTCCCAGGCAGTCTGAAGTGCTCCACATTAGTACTCTTTTCAGGTCTTGCCTGTTTTGTGATAACTGACACTTGATTAGGCAGTAAAGAAGCAGGAGTCTTGAATTCCACAGGACTAGCATCTTCGCTAGGAAGTTTAAGAGTGGCTGCTGATCCTCTACTTTGTAAGGCTAGCACTGTCTTTTCTAAGTGATGACTAGTCATTTGTTCATGTTCTGAGGTAGCTCTATGACATTCTTCATCACCTCTCCTTAATAGATCGCTCTGGTGCCACAAAGTGCTTTCAGCAAAACCAGAGCTACTCTTGATCAAGCCAGCCTGAGAATCTGTTAAGGAAGTCAAACGTGACTTATGTAGTGTGACCTCAATAGCTGGATCTTGATGTTCACATTGTCCATCTTTTGTAGCCTTCCTAAATATTGACTGAAGAAGTGAGTAAGTTTTGGTCATGCCTTTAACAATTTTTGCACATTCAATCTGGCTGCTATTCTGATCATTAAAATTAGATACTCCCAGTTCTGGGCTCAAATTATGCAAGCTGTTCTCCAGGTCATTTTCTTGTATAGAACACTCTGGCGGCTCAGACTGCAGAAGTAATGTGTTTAAAGTTTGAGTTTGCAGTTTTTGTTCTGAATGACACAGTTTAGCAGGGATTACTTTAGTTGGAATATCTGCATCTTTAACATACTGTACCCGGGAAGTCTGGGGATTACTGCAAATAGACGCTGGTACCGAGGTAGAAGGGGAAGAAAATCTGGCTTCAATGTCAAGGTCCACTGCACCCATCATACCACCTGGGTCAATGCCCTCTGGTTCAGGTGATTCTGACGTGGACCCTTGCATACATTCCCTTTCCTTTGCCATCTCTCTAGATATTCTCTGAAAATGGCCAGAAATTGTTACACAGTCTGGTTTGGAAGCGATCTCCTCAGCAAGTGTCCACTTAGCAAACTCCGATTGGGGTGATCCTACCTTTTTTGATAACAGGGTTCCCTCTCCAGATTCAGTAAGTTCATTCAATGGCCTCTTGCCAAGGGGAGAAAAATACACCTCTGACTTCATGGTCAGTGTGTCCTT contains:
- the Ice1 gene encoding little elongation complex subunit 1 isoform X1 yields the protein MLQKISPLQKCQEELGCLKAELEEKKSSLKLYQNTHQEYARVKEECLKSDAQKKKLEAKVKKLEEAAVKQTQDFKQLRNEKKILEKEFKKTQERLDEFSKQKNEKELRHIGTQISSDSYGSIDKRKVKLLLKELWLCVNTAHRLPGDVSKRIPAPPEKPAKENTRSRASGEDGALTPAEGSPRRTADVQTCLTELSMEVEGCFDSCESPEEERPIGANHSADLVSNEGRNPVVLVQSPDVGDHGHFFDEDLQAAIDFFKLPPPLLSPVPSPPLMSPPHLDSLPSSLATETYFGEYTDSSDNDLAPLRNSAESASEDDTAESQDYFGLSRKNKRRSTWKEKPKSHEATQIPNEFAVNRVTAVGFETSTAALGEPSATSSLAQEKHWTVSPELVNDKKRDISDEAKRQVEIRKMGKSVQAEKMLHKPTRSLSVEKLSGGLAGEKDTLTMKSEVYFSPLGKRPLNELTESGEGTLLSKKVGSPQSEFAKWTLAEEIASKPDCVTISGHFQRISREMAKERECMQGSTSESPEPEGIDPGGMMGAVDLDIEARFSSPSTSVPASICSNPQTSRVQYVKDADIPTKVIPAKLCHSEQKLQTQTLNTLLLQSEPPECSIQENDLENSLHNLSPELGVSNFNDQNSSQIECAKIVKGMTKTYSLLQSIFRKATKDGQCEHQDPAIEVTLHKSRLTSLTDSQAGLIKSSSGFAESTLWHQSDLLRRGDEECHRATSEHEQMTSHHLEKTVLALQSRGSAATLKLPSEDASPVEFKTPASLLPNQVSVITKQARPEKSTNVEHFRLPGNEATSTLENRINKTDEMSCVAKCAGDRAEMAGNSEGTPAAKSTSLGLSPSWRKLDSDSPSGSLLEENVDCSTDSKLPFSSEDIHIQNQDAAREMAEEEEMQGEAQSEAQQPLQSPHTTDPEPCGLGGPAVLPTEATVSGGFPVEEIPCGDTGRPGTDAPAIANDPPSTVESPGELSRSTSTTPCAAFSKHFVTMDAAFSSAFCRKEEDSSNSNLSDTSYYYTGIREGGEDTEAEGSEALSCSEGEHEAEAVTGTRQQEVTNGTQRDLEEREAGVAESRVMADVGYLTSALQDFNISTFPDIDRLSTSEVVMFLESCQLRDYSSGDSVSECSSKGTLNKEMNKDLKQSEISGEKGGKQPCEEETLGTSEEWIESEEDDYLKTSSELAQCSLETLSEVLTKIGQELQTNYEDCNSKDADSLLDMHDNLTTEDLKENIPPEETSSLAPQTSEQPLLTYSLDIRGSSPVSAGSHPEHTRSRPEDDPSAGGCTAGEEEGLAEPVEPSALGSASAVEPRVEQSSGCEAETAFQYQISTVTSEVINVLINKGQNLVIEKGDSWTIISGVAISPGMEQAVLCEPPRDVPIAQDQEGLEIGFVSETSEKSPETSHTGPPFQEPPCDSDLSGTQEDVSSSGQSTNFDKSRLRNRPVKPSIWISSQIYDQTFETQNVVSDHTYYNSKLEPLGKNKNRSKISNKDQSNKPMKTSTLSKGEAHQSEICQPFAGERGTKTQRSQTQPILANADTSTPTDCSPDTLSRIRQEVGPPLPPLLAPLIATPPRTSQPLSPLISSSSPSSPASPTGQISPSCEIPVPPVLSPWPEDPLCVSPQDPSPSPSAVASGRVLSSPLQFCAATPKHALPVPGRLPPCAPGPTTVGGPQENSVKILDTMYPELSARARTLSILKGNIQLSRGASADGGSSGGEGGQSKSRDVGTQQDPSGKRMLTAATLRSAKRLRLDSESPEPEPRVSTVEGVHRNLLRKPQQAEVNTPEEEGSSVLAGSPAPQLAPVSRKETVEPRDKAIAHALKKVAEASFDLLPVIRSHVYVGNISKKPVMRDQEKEVVYEFSTTKKHLAEFLLRSILSELKVQKTSVDHNYIHALCRVYVGVCRQLGDLERARLFCYSLLKEDFPESEKLTLFIANMWHDVFLSQSVISKAMQLVARQRAKGEVLNCLRAFLNWEKNAPVDVGIMVSKLLLTIQLCPKTEFQCSEKYGEDLSDNTWEYIFAIDLLCCHQKWIWTHDNIISKELWPVMDKWIKHRKGHANIAYTPDVIIASILRLIGRLGQLGLKEGFPTAVKNISSVIGMFIQHAQDEDIPWGIQLAAVYALCDLSPSNPAEISKILEAWRRETSNSIPSAIISCLEEVGSLSAECAADRGGHWEREVP
- the Ice1 gene encoding little elongation complex subunit 1 isoform X2, coding for MMPGETHSAAPGSAADLSRCQGCASLQQNLNEYVEALITLKQKIINTDNLLTEYQKKCDELQFARRENSTLHHQVEQMLQKISPLQKCQEELGCLKAELEEKKSSLKLYQNTHQEYARVKEECLKSDAQKKKLEAKVKKLEEAAVKQTQDFKQLRNEKKILEKEFKKTQERLDEFSKQKNEKELRHIGTQISSDSYGSIDKRKVKLLLKELWLCVNTAHRLPGDVSKRIPAPPEKPAKENTRSRASGEDGALTPAEGSPRRTADVQTCLTELSMEVEGCFDSCESPEEERPIGANHSADLVSNEGRNPVVLVQSPDVGDHGHFFDEDLQAAIDFFKLPPPLLSPVPSPPLMSPPHLDSLPSSLATETYFGEYTDSSDNDLAPLRNSAESASEDDTAESQDYFGLSRKNKRRSTWKEKPKSHEATQIPNEFAVNRVTAVGFETSTAALGEPSATSSLAQEKHWTVSPELVNDKKRDISDEAKRQVEIRKMGKSVQAEKMLHKPTRSLSVEKLSGGLAGEKDTLTMKSEVYFSPLGKRPLNELTESGEGTLLSKKVGSPQSEFAKWTLAEEIASKPDCVTISGHFQRISREMAKERECMQGSTSESPEPEGIDPGGMMGAVDLDIEARFSSPSTSVPASICSNPQTSRVQYVKDADIPTKVIPAKLCHSEQKLQTQTLNTLLLQSEPPECSIQENDLENSLHNLSPELGVSNFNDQNSSQIECAKIVKGMTKTYSLLQSIFRKATKDGQCEHQDPAIEVTLHKSRLTSLTDSQAGLIKSSSGFAESTLWHQSDLLRRGDEECHRATSEHEQMTSHHLEKTVLALQSRGSAATLKLPSEDASPVEFKTPASLLPNQVSVITKQARPEKSTNVEHFRLPGNEATSTLENRINKTDEMSCVAKCAGDRAEMAGNSEGTPAAKSTSLGLSPSWRKLDSDSPSGSLLEENVDCSTDSKLPFSSEDIHIQNQDAAREMAEEEEMQGEAQSEAQQPLQSPHTTDPEPCGLGGPAVLPTEATVSGGFPVEEIPCGDTGRPGTDAPAIANDPPSTVESPGELSRSTSTTPCAAFSKHFVTMDAAFSSAFCRKEEDSSNSNLSDTSYYYTGIREGGEDTEAEGSEALSCSEGEHEAEAVTGTRQQEVTNGTQRDLEEREAGVAESRVMADVGYLTSALQDFNISTFPDIDRLSTSEVVMFLESCQLRDYSSGDSVSECSSKGTLNKEMNKDLKQSEISGEKGGKQPCEEETLGTSEEWIESEEDDYLKTSSELAQCSLETLSEVLTKIGQELQTNYEDCNSKDADSLLDMHDNLTTEDLKENIPPEETSSLAPQTSEQPLLTYSLDIRGSSPVSAGSHPEHTRSRPEDDPSAGGCTAGEEEGLAEPVEPSALGSASAVEPRVEQSSGCEAETAFQYQISTVTSEVINVLINKGQNLVIEKGDSWTIISGVAISPGMEQAVLCEPPRDVPIAQDQEGLEIGFVSETSEKSPETSHTGPPFQEPPCDSDLSGTQEDVSSSGQSTNFDKSRLRNRPVKPSIWISSQIYDQTFETQNVVSDHTYYNSKLEPLGKNKNRSKISNKDQSNKPMKTSTLSKGEAHQSEICQPFAGERGTKTQRSQTQPILANADTSTPTDCSPDTLSRIRQEVGPPLPPLLAPLIATPPRTSQPLSPLISSSSPSSPASPTGQISPSCEIPVPPVLSPWPEDPLCVSPQDPSPSPSAVASGRVLSSPLQFCAATPKHALPVPGRLPPCAPGPTTVGGPQENSVKILDTMYPELSARARTLSILKGNIQLSRGASADGKMLPGRVSALIGLKAITSTSTAFVKTGGSSGGEGGQSKSRDVGTQQDPSGKRMLTAATLRSAKRLRLDSESPEPEPRVSTVEGVHRNLLRKPQQAEVNTPEEEGSSVLAGSPAPQLAPVSRKETVEPRDKAIAHALKKVAEASFDLLPVIRSHVYVGNISKKPVMRDQEKEVVYEFSTTKKHLAEFLLRSILSELKVQKTSVDHNYIHALCRVYVGVCRQLGDLERARLFCYSLLKEDFPESEKLTLFIANMWHDVFLSQSVISKAMQLVARQRAKGEVLNCLRAFLNWEKNAPVDVGIMVSKLLLTIQLCPKTEFQCSEKYGEDLSDNTWEYIFAIDLLCCHQKWIWTHDNIISKELWPVMDKWIKHRKGHANIAYTPDVIIASILRLIGRLGQLGLKEGFPTAVKNISSVIGMFIQHAQDEDIPWGIQLAAVYALCDLSPSNPAEISKILEAWRRETSNSIPSAIISCLEEVGSLSAECAADRGGHWEREVP